The sequence below is a genomic window from Streptomyces sp. NBC_00289.
CCACGGCCTGGAGGCGCGCACCGCCTGCACCGGCGCACTGTCGATCTCACTGCCGTAACTGGTGAGCAACTCCAGCCTGCCGTCGCTGATCCGGACCTGTCCGGCCCGGGTGAGCGACCGCAGCCGCTTCCCGATCCGCACGCCCGTGGCCGTGAACTCCGGCTCCGCCATGCCGTTCCGCCCCCTTGTGCGCGTCGCTCCGACCGGCTCCCACGTGCCGGGACACGGCTCGCCGAGCGTCCGGTCGCGTGATCCGGCTTCCTGCTCCAGTGTGCGCCCCCGTACGGGACCCTTCGTCCCGCCGCGCAGTCTGCCCGCCGAGGAGGTGGAGCACCAGTGCGCACGGCCCTTCGAGGGCGGGCGCCCGGAGCACTCGCGCGAATGCGCCCCCATGGGCGCGGGTCGTGGCCCCAGGCTGGTCTTTGGGCTGCCCAAAGGAGTGTTTATGCAGGTGAGAAGCGTGCGGGAGGTGCCTATGATCGGTGTGTCGGCCGCGCGACGCGCCGTCGGCGCGAAGCCTAAGGAGCCCCGCCGTGAGCACCACCCAGCAGACCCGGACCGGCGCCACCCTCGATGTCGACCGCAGTGACAGTGCCTACCGGGGCTGGCTGAAAGAGGCCGTCCGCAGGGTCCAGGCGGACGCCAACCGCTCGGCCGACACCCATCTGCTCCGATTCCCCCTGCCGGACGAGTGGGGCATCGACCTGTACCTGAAGGACGAGTCGACCCACCCGACCGGCAGTCTCAAACACCGGCTCGCCCGTTCCCTCTTCCTCTACGGCCTGTGCAATGGCTGGATCCGGCCGGGCCGCCCGGTGATCGAGGCGTCCAGCGGCTCCACCGCCGTCTCCGAGGCGTACTTCGCGAAGCTGATCGGGGTGCCCTTCATCGCCGTCATGCCGCGCACGACGAGCGCCGAGAAGTGTCGCCTCATCGAGTTCCACGGCGGGCGGTGCCACTTCGTGGACGACCCCCGCACGATGTACGAGGCCTCCGCCGCACTCGCGGCCGACACCGGCGGCCACTACATGGACCAGTTCACCTACGCCGAACGTGCCACGGACTGGCGCGGCAACAACAACATCGCCGAATCCGTCTTCAGGCAGATGGAGTTGGAGCGATTCCCGGAACCCGCGTGGATCGTCGCCACGGCCGGCACCGGCGGCACCTCGGCGACCATCGCCCGTTACGTGCACTACATGCAGCACGACACCCGCATCTGTGTCGCCGATCCGGAGAACTCGTGCTTCTTCGAGGGATGGACCACCGGCGATCCGGACGTCACGTGCGACTGCGGCTCACGCATCGAGGGCATCGGCCGGCCCCGGATGGAGCCCAGCTTCGTACCCGGTGCCGTCGACCGCATGATGAAGGTCCCGGACGCGGCCAGCGTCGCCGCCGTACGGGCCCTGGAGCAGGCCATCGGCCGCAGGGCGGGCGGCTCCACGGGCACCGGACTGTGGAGCGCGCTGAAGATCGTCGCCGAGATGGTGGCCCAGGGGCGCACCGGGAGCGTGGTGACCCTGCTGTGCGACCCGGGGGACCGGTACCTCGACAAGTACTACTCCGACGCGTGGCTGGCCGAACAGGGCCTCGACATCGAGCCGTACACCGCCGCGATCGAGTCGCTGCTGAGGACGGGAGTCTGGCCCGCCTGACCTACCGGCCCGCCAGCCGCCGGTCCAGCGCGGTCACCGCGCCCCGGAACGTCCGCCCGAGGCCCCCGCGTGCGAGCCGCAGGATCAGCCGCAACGGCGCCGGCCCGTCGGCGGCGAAGGTCCACCGCACCAGCGTCCCGCTGCCCGCCGGGGTCAGCCGCCACTCCTCGACCAGGGCGCGTACGCCGGGCGCGTTGGTGGCGTCCACGCGGTAGGCGTACACCTCCGCCTTCCTCGCCGAAAGGACCGTCTCCTCGAAGCGGGTACCGCCCCTGAGCCGGATCTCCCTCCGACCGCCGCCGTCGATCGGCCGGGCGAGGGTCACCGCCGAGAACCACTCGGCCCAGCCGGGCACGTCCTCGGCGAGCGCGTGGAAGACCGCCTCGGGGGAGGCGGAGACCTCCCGGGCGAAGACGAGGCGTACGGGAGCGTGCTCGAGGAACTCGATTCCCACTGGTCGCAGCCGACGAGCCATGGACGAAACCCCCCTGGGATGCGGCCCGGCCGGAGACGAGCCGTTGACCGGCGCCGGCCGGGCGGGGCGGACGCGGGCGGCACCCCGCCGACGCCCGTCACCCTAGCTGACGGTCAGTCAGCTGTCTGCTCCTCGTCGGTCTCGCCCGCCACCACCAGCCGCCGCAGATGCTCGGAGACCTCCGCGCGCGCCCCGGCCGGCAGCCCGGCGTCCGTCACCAGAGTGTCGACCTGCTCCAGGGCCGCGAACGAACTCAGGCCCACCGTCCCCCACTTGGTGTGGTCCGCGATCACCACGACCCGCCGCGCCGACTGCACCAGACGCCGGTTGGTCTCCGCCTCCGCGAGGTTCGGCGTCGACAGGCCGGCCTCGACCGATATCCCGTGCACACCGAGGAACAGCACGTCGAAGTGGAGCGCCGCGATCGCCTGGTCGGCCACCGGGCCCACCAGCGAGTCCGACGGCGTACGCACCCCGCCGGTCAGCACCACCGTGGCCGCGCCCTGCCGGGGGCCGGTGGTGCGCTGCGCCGCGTGGAAGACGTCGGCCACCCGCACCGAATTCGTGACGACGGTGAGGTCCGGCACGTCGAGCAGGTGGTGGGCCAGCGCGAAGGTCGTCGTACCGCCCGACAGTGCGATCGCGCTTCCCGGCGCGACCAGTTCGGACGCCGCCTGGGCGATGTCCTCCTTGGCGGTCAGCTCCAGCCCCGACTTCGCCTCGAAGCCCGGCTCGTGCGTGCTCGCCTCGACCACCGGGACGGCGCCGCCGTGCACCTTCTCCAGGACGCCCTGACGGGCGAGCGCGTCCAGATCACGCCGCACCGTCATGTCCGACACGCCGAGCTTGCGGGTCAGCTCGTTGACCCGGACGCCGCCACGGCGCCGGACCTCGTCCAGAATCAGGGCGCGCCGCTGCTCCGCGAGGAGGTTCTGATTCTCACTCACGTACGCTCCGGTCCTTTCGCCTCAAGCCGTCCGACACGCTCTGCGCACCCCCTCCGACAAGGACATTCTCCCCGCTCCCGGTGCGTGGGCGTCCCATCCTTGCACGGGAGGGTACCGGTGACCCCACCGACTGCGGGACGCGCGCACGTCACCCACGCGTCATCCCCGGCGCGCGAGTCGCACGGATCGGGGAGATTCCGTGACGGGAGGTGTGCGCCGTCGCCCGAGTGGAGATCCTTGTGCCCGCACGGACAGATGCGACGGAGCGTCACGGGGGAAGTGCGAACAGTGGAACGTGCACGGGAACAGGTGCCGACCGGCGGACCGGACGACCGCGGTCCGCGACCCCAGGAATCCGCGACCGCCCTGGAGCTGCTGGTCCACGGCGTGGGCGGCACCACGCCGGAGAAGATGCTCGGTGATCCGCGCACCGTG
It includes:
- a CDS encoding PLP-dependent cysteine synthase family protein; this encodes MSTTQQTRTGATLDVDRSDSAYRGWLKEAVRRVQADANRSADTHLLRFPLPDEWGIDLYLKDESTHPTGSLKHRLARSLFLYGLCNGWIRPGRPVIEASSGSTAVSEAYFAKLIGVPFIAVMPRTTSAEKCRLIEFHGGRCHFVDDPRTMYEASAALAADTGGHYMDQFTYAERATDWRGNNNIAESVFRQMELERFPEPAWIVATAGTGGTSATIARYVHYMQHDTRICVADPENSCFFEGWTTGDPDVTCDCGSRIEGIGRPRMEPSFVPGAVDRMMKVPDAASVAAVRALEQAIGRRAGGSTGTGLWSALKIVAEMVAQGRTGSVVTLLCDPGDRYLDKYYSDAWLAEQGLDIEPYTAAIESLLRTGVWPA
- a CDS encoding SRPBCC family protein, which produces MARRLRPVGIEFLEHAPVRLVFAREVSASPEAVFHALAEDVPGWAEWFSAVTLARPIDGGGRREIRLRGGTRFEETVLSARKAEVYAYRVDATNAPGVRALVEEWRLTPAGSGTLVRWTFAADGPAPLRLILRLARGGLGRTFRGAVTALDRRLAGR
- a CDS encoding DeoR/GlpR family DNA-binding transcription regulator, translated to MSENQNLLAEQRRALILDEVRRRGGVRVNELTRKLGVSDMTVRRDLDALARQGVLEKVHGGAVPVVEASTHEPGFEAKSGLELTAKEDIAQAASELVAPGSAIALSGGTTTFALAHHLLDVPDLTVVTNSVRVADVFHAAQRTTGPRQGAATVVLTGGVRTPSDSLVGPVADQAIAALHFDVLFLGVHGISVEAGLSTPNLAEAETNRRLVQSARRVVVIADHTKWGTVGLSSFAALEQVDTLVTDAGLPAGARAEVSEHLRRLVVAGETDEEQTAD